Genomic window (Tripterygium wilfordii isolate XIE 37 chromosome 11, ASM1340144v1, whole genome shotgun sequence):
caatcaacatatcattTTAATGTTGGCCCATGAAAAATTGTAATTGAAGCTCTTATTCGGTATCTTTAagacgttttaactctcaaaatacatattatattttaaaaaaattacatattcgaaattagcgcataaaactctttctaacaagattcattgttgaTAAGTTTTATccattgttgatgagttttatcgggtaaatcttaattctataGTGTTTAttcaatagaatttcaaaaaacaatgaattcagaactaaaagatttaaaaacgatagaatatatattaaaacaataaattttggacaatgaattttgggataaaagagtggaataaacATATTCCATTGATTACTAAACTGATGGGCTACATATCATTTTCGGATGCCAAATGCTAGTAGTTAGTAATTGGTAGATTATAGTGCATTCAAGGACTTAATTGTTTTCTAGTAAACACTATTGTTCTAAGCCACACTTTTCTTTTTAGCATGtttgttatatatattttataataaaaaatttgtaaaaaattaGTGTCGCTGttgttgtttaatttattttggttggtgttttcttaattttttttttctttttgttgaatcACGTTTAAGAGATGATATGAATGCCATTatgagaaattgaaaaaataaaaaaaaagacagacAATTGAAAAGttaattcagtttttttttaaaaagaggaagaatgcatattattaaaaattagtgGATAAATAACCCGTCAATTCCTGTAGTCAAGAAGGCTCAAAAGACTCAGTTCATACATACGGGTTAGGACAACTGAGAGCAAATTTTGCAATACAATAGGCAACATTATTAGAAGTTCtaggaaaataaagaaattaaccTAAGATTACTTAAGACCTCTCGAGAATTCCTAAGATGTAAATTACATTGCCATCTTCATTTCATACAAAGATCAGTAGTCAGAATCTTCTCTACTACCCCTTTCGAAATCGCCACtaataatatcaaaataaacCCTTCAATAAGACATTGACATGTGACACCTAAGATTACTTGAGCGTCGAATAGGTTCTCCCGAACACACCATTGAGGCCCTACCATCACTTACGTATTTATATGCAAGGATAGAGCTACTGAGGGACCAGGGTGGGCCCAGGGCCCcctagattttgaaaaaaacattgtatttttgtttttttatttgcctttcttttttcttcaattacGGCATCTCCAACAATAagcttattcattttttttcttcttttttttttgcctatttttcttatttacttCATCTTCTAACCATAGTTTTTAGACCCGACCCGTGCATCGAACTGTCAAGGCTGAAGGTTCGAGGTTTTCGAGGTTCGACCGTTACGATGGAGGTTGAACCGCATGTTTTTAATACATAAGAAAATAATatgtatttaaatatataatataagtatatagtatatttatttaatatatatacaaaatgaatataaattaattatctatACAGTATacatacaaaataaatataaatatatagtatgaataccataaatatatagtataaatataatatactatagtatatatacaaaatgaatataaatataaatataaactaTAAGTACTTTGtggtttttatttgtttattttctttttaaaacctcgtttatatatttatatttattttattcatgttcaaaaaaaataaaggtgtCTTGTGGTTGTAGTTTGTAGGCTGTAGTAATGTGGGACTGAGAGAAGTAAATGTTAAAGCCAAAACATTTGCATTTGTAAagaatcccacatcgcttgCAAAGGAAATGAATCATCAAGTAAAGTCAATAAAAGACAACAAGAAGGCCCACCTCTGTCATGTGATTGTAAAGTCAGCAGTGCTGACGTTGAGCTTTTCAAAGCTCTAGCATTTACTACAAGACCTAGCCAGCCGGTTTTCATCAAACTTGACGGTTCACGGGTTTGACGAGTTTTACGGTTCAATCGACGGTTTATGACGGTTCAATGCTTAAACGGTCTAAATGTATGAAACGGTTCAATCGACGGTTTATGACGGTTCAATGCTTAAACGGTCTAAATGTATGAAACGGCCCGTGAGAACTTTCGGTTCACGGATTTTGAGGTTCAATCGACGGGCCGGTCCGAGTTTAAAAACACTGCTTCTAACAAGAAGCTttggacaacttcaaatcatttttgttcattttatttaatttcaactctttgtaacattttattcatttattatgCATTATGAAACAAATCCTATTGATCACAGATTCAATTAAAATGATCAAGTTATATTTACTATACTAAATTTTAACAAACGACATTAATTGGGTCAAAAAAATTTCGGCGGCAGCAAACCCCTGTCAACTTTTTGGCCCCCTCATATGAATTCCTGACTCAACCCTTGTTTATCTGTGCTTGCAAGTCATCCTCCACCATGCATGAGCTGCTTTGACTAATTAATACGTCAACTGGGATCAATCCTTTTTTCGACATCATCAACTATTAATCATTATATTCAATAATTAGTTGAAAGGGGAAACTAAACTCACCCCTTATCTGGTGACAGTATAATTCCGCGGAAGCATTACATAttcataattttggtgtccataatctatgtggcattaagaAGTGTGGAAgatcattttgtattaaatgatcCTCCACACTTCTcgtcatgccacatagattatggacaccaaaattatacACATATTCATTTTTGAATAATTCCATGCTCTCAACCGAACGCAGAAGCCCCAAAGGAACCGCTGCAACAACCACTAGTTTGCCAAAACAATCCCTTATCACACACCCTACCACAAATCGAGAACTGCCTTGACAACTGACTGGATCACCGTTGATATCCAGAAAGCTCACCAGAGGAAAGCTAGCTAGAAGAATACTTATTTCGGCAAACGATacaaaaatacataatttacaggaaaaaaaaaacattttcctAAATTGGCTCTATGTCGGCTAATAATTAACTACAGTGATGACATCAATGGATCTAATTACATGCCATTAATTTTGGTCaaaattttattctatttttggTGAATAGTACTTTCCTTAATGGCTTCATTAGTTAATGGTTTGGCCATTTTTTGTCTTAACATATTATAGCACCGACTTTTTAGATGGTCATCAGCACAGGAAAACAACCAACATCACGTCAATATTTGATCACCGCAAAGATGAAGGGCTCTGATTGAGGGTGTACCAGACTTTACTGCAGACGAGAAAAGCAGGTGAAATACTCCCAACCCAGCTATTAAGTAAATTGGTCCCAGTGTCTGCATGCATTCACGTGTCCTTGCTATCTCTCCTGCAATTACATCTTCATCACTGCATAGGATTCTAATGGACCCCTATTTCACTATACCCCCACTCACACTATACGCGCGTGTAAACCACTCtccaatatataatatatgtcagTTGTCATGTCTGTCCAGCTGTCATTTTGGCAAGACACTGAGTTCACTTGCTTCCCAATAATAATGATAACGATCTCAATCGTTGGAATTCCAATTATACTAGTTATTGAGTTAGACACACAGATTTTAAGTGAATTAGTAGGTTTCATACGTCTCACATGATACATAAAAAATTCTACAAATATAACTCAATCGTTGGGATAATTGAAATATCAGACCGTATCATTACTAACTACCAAAAGAGAGTGTGAGTGTGGGTAACCTATCTTTTCTATTGCATGATAAGACAAACTCCTTGATAAATGAGAGAGAGTGTGTTTGTGTGAGGTGTCCTTGTAGTTGTTGTTTGTATCATTTTTTTCCCAAACTTTTAATGCTTACAGCtatcaaaaaaagagagaaaagaggaaagaaacaCAGACAACAAagtggaagagagagaaatgttTGAAGCAGAGCAATTCCACCAATTCATAGCATCTCCAAGAAGTTCATCATCACTACCtgtccctcctcctcctcttcaccATAGCAATGCTTTCACTTCTCCATTTCTTCACTACCCACAACATCAACAATCCCCAACCCAAAAGATCATTGAAGAAAACAACAATTGTGTAGTTGTGGATTACTTGGAGAGTAGTACTACTGGTAGTATCCAAAGAGATAGATTGGCACCTGATCAGTTGGTTGATTCATGGTCTAATGATGAACTTCTTTCACTATTCAGGATTAGATCTAGCTTGGAAAATTGGTCCCCTGAATTCACTTGGGAACTTGTGTCAAGGTATGTGTgttttaattgattaattaattatctacATAGACTTTTTTGCTCTATTTTAAAGCTGAAATAGGGTTTGTagacatgcatatatatgtttatgtcgTGTTATTAGGATCTAGCTTTGAAAATTAATGACGCTGCAGAATTAATGCtcaagatatatacatatatacatgagaTATTTAATTATGGTGGGTGCAGGAAGCTTGCAGAGCTTGGGTTCAAAAGAAGTGCTGCCAAGTGCAAGGagaaatttgaagaagaaaGCAGCAGGTACTTGAACAACTTTAGTTACAACAAGAGTACTACTTCTTACATGGTTTTTAGTGAACTCCAAGAGCTTTATAAGCCAAATCCAGAAGAacaagaaggaggagaagaagaagattcaaGAACTAACGATGAATTATCAGCAGATCATCCAATAATTAACAGTAATGAACAAGAGGAAGCAGTGATGTTTGTTGAAAAGTCAAATaataagaagagaaaaagacagaagaagaagaagaagaagaatgaggaGAAGTTTGAGATGTTCAAGTCATTATGTGAAGATGTTGTGAACAAGTTGATGACTCAACAAGAGGAGCtgcaaaacaagataattgAAGATATGGTCAAAAGAGATGAAGAGAAAGTTGCAAGGGAAGAAGCATTGAAGAAGCAAGAGATGGATAGGATTCAAAAGGAGCTTGAATTTAGGGCACAAGAACAAGTTATTGCAAGTGATAGACAAGCTTCACTAATCAACTACTTGAAAATATTCACATCAACAACTACTCCTTGTGATCTTGTTAATTATAAGGtacaaaaccctaaccctactATAATTACCAAAGAGAACCCAATTCCTCCCACTTCATTAGAGGATGATTTAGCACCtcctcaaaaccctaattcagCATCAACAAGCAAGAAATCTAGATTAAGTAGTGATGATTATAAAGAAGATATTGGGAAGAGATGGCCAAGAGAGGAGGTGTTAGCTTTGATAAACTTGAGATGCAATCTTTGTGATACtaatcgtcatcatcatcaagacAATATtaaggaaggaggaggaggaggaggaggcggaggaggaggaggattatTGAAGGCTCCATTGTGGGAGAGAATCTCACAAGGGATGTTGGATTTGGGATACAAGAGGAGTGCTAAGAGGTGCAAAGAGAAATGGGAGAATATTAATAAGTATTTTAGGAAAACTAAGGATGTTAACAGGAAGAGGTCACTTGACTCTAGGACTTGTCATTATTTTCAACAATTAAGCACCTTGTATACACAGGGGAAACTTGTACCACCACCCTCCGCTTTGCCGGAAAACCCACAGGTCGATTCGTCTCAAAACGGGTCGGATAATTCGACAATGGATGGTGTTGTGGAAGGTGAGAAAAATATGGTTCAAGTCGTACCTCcagttgctgctgctgctgcttcttcttttgaatttgCATTCTAGTTTTGTACTTGAATTTAATTTCTgtgttttttaatttattattgatcTGGacattattaaattataatattagcAAATATTTCTATGATGTCTATTAAGTTAACATCAAAAGATACCTTTTTCTTCCCTTGGAGGAGACATGAACTTATTTTTTAGTGGCACCGACAATTCTaagcaattttatttttatttttaaaaaagaactaAGTTCAGGtgtgttttttcattttataattgctattttaatttcttgaaattttctagagagaaagagaggtttTGTGAGTTTCCATATGTGGAAAAGACATTCTTTAAAGTCTTCCCActgtttcttactttctttccaaataaaatgaaacaaagTGAAAAGAAAGTTTGGAATCTGCATCACCCATGGAAGAAAATAAAGGGTTGTAAAGCTACCTACTCTGCATGAAAGTGAAAACTCTCTACCTCTTGCTTCCTTATCTAGTTGTCTTTTCAATTGAAATTGCAACACCATCACCACCTAGATTAATTCCTATTAATATGATAACATATCTAGTTCTATATATAATTCCACTCATGCTATTtagtttttctttaattttgatatgttggtggCGTTGGAAAAAAAAGTGGAAAATGTTATAACTGTGTATGCGTTTGTGATTTTCTTATattagaagtttttttttttttaatgggaaaTATGAATGtggattcaaaattttgaaaaaaaaccaaagaaattgaaaagtttattcaatctcaacaaaaggAATTCATGATAAATTTGTTATTAGTAAAAGAAAAACGATGTTACATCCACTCAAACTAAAGAAAAACAAGTTATAAAAGATATTCTATATGAATTGAAAGTAACACTTTAGAGCATATATcttaaatacaattttcttttgcatttttAAGAACTAAAATGATCAAATTATATATAACTCCTAATAAAAAGAATACTTGCCTAGGCCTCATTGAAGGTTTGGTCTAAGCCTCATATTCTCCGGGTATAGTCCTGGATGGACTCCATACTATACCGGGTTAAGGGTCTTGAAGTAGAAATCATTGCAATTTCTTTGAAGTTTTAACAAGACACatccaatatttattttttttatcattttttattggtATGAgattcacataattttttaaatgtgACTTCTATTGGAAGAGTAGGATCCTCATCTGATACAATatatctctctcctctctttaaatttgaaaaaaaaaaagggaaaaaaagaaagaaagagggctccgggttttttttttttttttgtcttttacaTTAATGACGTGAAAAAGAGTAGGGCCCATCTGCCTTCCACTTTCTGCAGAAATACAATATACATACGAAAAGGCATATATACGGAGTTGATACAAGAACAAGATACGCTGCTACACATCAACATCACATGTGATGGTCTGTCATGTTTCTCTGTGTATTCTGTTCTGTAGTAGACAGTTCCTCTGGATGCATGCACACGTGCACACGTGGGGCATGCTTCAACCGACGGCTCTTCCAAGTTCCATGATCGTGTCATGTTCGTCGCCATTTTTTGACTTGTCTTTCTTAACCAATATTtgaccttttttaaaaaaaaaaaattacaaaatcccTTTTTCCATAAATTCTTTATTTCTTAACTTTTATTAAATCGTAAAATGCAATTCTCACTAAATGTGAAACATTCCACTTCCTCGAATGAGACCTCCACCACCTTCTGAGATGAAGGAATGGGTTTCTGAAATTCCTTTGTGTAAATTACAAGGTTTGTTTTGCTTTATTTCCCTTTACTAAATTTATGCATTGTTATTGTTTtcacaaatcaaaattttgactTGCTAAAATTGACACCAAATACACACAGTTGTCAATTGTCATACTTACTAATAGGACTCATTTTCATTTACTGAGAAATGAATTTAACGGTACACTACATCGCAGTTTCTGCCAAAAAAAATGACTTCTCAATGGTTTGGACTTGGTTATCTCCTCATCATCTACCTATCTACCACAAGTTCCACGACCAAAAAGGAAAGGCAAAATACAACACTAACTACTTTCTAATCTAACTCAAGGATGGAGGTTACATCCTTATCGATGAATACCTGCAAATTACGACGCAGTTCGGACTGATTTCTGAAATCAAACACATCTAT
Coding sequences:
- the LOC120008960 gene encoding trihelix transcription factor GTL2-like, with protein sequence MFEAEQFHQFIASPRSSSSLPVPPPPLHHSNAFTSPFLHYPQHQQSPTQKIIEENNNCVVVDYLESSTTGSIQRDRLAPDQLVDSWSNDELLSLFRIRSSLENWSPEFTWELVSRKLAELGFKRSAAKCKEKFEEESSRYLNNFSYNKSTTSYMVFSELQELYKPNPEEQEGGEEEDSRTNDELSADHPIINSNEQEEAVMFVEKSNNKKRKRQKKKKKKNEEKFEMFKSLCEDVVNKLMTQQEELQNKIIEDMVKRDEEKVAREEALKKQEMDRIQKELEFRAQEQVIASDRQASLINYLKIFTSTTTPCDLVNYKVQNPNPTIITKENPIPPTSLEDDLAPPQNPNSASTSKKSRLSSDDYKEDIGKRWPREEVLALINLRCNLCDTNRHHHQDNIKEGGGGGGGGGGGGLLKAPLWERISQGMLDLGYKRSAKRCKEKWENINKYFRKTKDVNRKRSLDSRTCHYFQQLSTLYTQGKLVPPPSALPENPQVDSSQNGSDNSTMDGVVEGEKNMVQVVPPVAAAAASSFEFAF